The Archocentrus centrarchus isolate MPI-CPG fArcCen1 chromosome 7, fArcCen1, whole genome shotgun sequence genome window below encodes:
- the LOC115782583 gene encoding ER membrane protein complex subunit 3, translating into MAGPELLLDSSIRMWVVLPIVFVTFFVGVIRHYVTQLLNSDKKVNLEQVSDSQVLLRSRILRENGKYIPQQSFAMRKHYFNNAETGFFKKVKRKVVPKNPMTDSSMMVDMMKGNLTNVLPMILIGGWINWAFSGFVITKVPFPLTLRFKPMLQRGIDLLSLDASWVSSASWYFLNVFGLRSMYSLILGQDNAADQSRIMQDQMTGAAMAMPPDPNKAFKSEWEALEIVEHKWALENVEDELMSKDLNFGGFFSQDIASTRF; encoded by the exons ATGGCCGGGCCGGAGCTCCTGCTGGACTCCAGCATTCGGATGTGGGTGGTCCTGCCCATCGTCTTTGTCACCTTCTTTGTCGGGGTCATCCGTCACTACGTCACCCAGCTGCTCAACAGCGACAAGAAGGTCAACCTGGAGCAGGTCTCTGACAG cCAGGTGCTCCTGCGCAGCCGCATCCTCAGAGAGAACGGAAAGTACATTCCCCAACAG TCCTTCGCCATGAGGAAGCATTACTTCAACAACGCAGAAACTGGCTTTTTCAAGAAGGTCAAGAGGAAGGTTGTCCCCAAGAACCCCATGACAG ACTCGAGCATGATGGTAGACATGATGAAGGGAAACCTGACCAATGTCCTGCCCATGATTCTGATTGGTGGATGGATCAACTGGGCTTTCTCTGGATTCGTCATAA ctaaGGTGCCGTTCCCGTTAACGCTGAGGTTCAAGCCGATGTTGCAGAGAGGGATCGACCTGCTGTCGCTGGACGCTTCCTG GGTGAGCTCAGCGTCCTGGTACTTCCTGAATGTGTTCGGGCTGAGGAGCATGTACAGCCTCATTCTGGGTCAGGATAACG CTGCCGACCAGTCACGGATCATGCAGGACCAGATGACAGGCGCGGCCATGGCGATGCCCCCTGACCCCAACAAGGCCTTTAAG AGCGAGTGGGAGGCGCTGGAGATCGTGGAACATAAGTGGGCGCTGGAGAATGTGGAGGACGAGCTGATGTCCAAAGACCTCAACTTCGGAGGCTTCTTCAGCCAGGACATCGCGTCCACCAGGTTCTAG